From a single Verrucomicrobiia bacterium genomic region:
- the rplV gene encoding 50S ribosomal protein L22 codes for MIEIQHTTRSIRVAPRKMRLVVDKVRHLPAKDAMALLPLIPKRGAIHIQKSLKAAIEAAKDKNLNPDTLVIQRIYADEGTALKRIISRSRGRATGIMKKYSHLTIVLKGEEGSSARAPKRRVQATPTEDAQVAEEEK; via the coding sequence ATGATAGAAATTCAGCACACAACTCGGAGCATTCGCGTTGCCCCTCGCAAGATGCGTCTTGTTGTAGATAAGGTACGCCACCTTCCTGCCAAGGATGCTATGGCATTGCTTCCGCTTATTCCTAAGCGTGGCGCTATTCACATCCAGAAGTCACTGAAGGCTGCCATTGAAGCTGCTAAGGACAAGAACCTCAACCCTGACACCCTGGTTATCCAGCGTATCTATGCCGATGAGGGGACTGCCCTGAAGCGCATCATTAGCCGCTCACGTGGCCGTGCCACTGGCATCATGAAGAAGTACTCCCACCTCACCATCGTATTGAAGGGTGAAGAGGGTTCATCTGCTCGCGCCCCAAAGCGCAGGGTGCAAGCCACTCCAACTGAAGATGCACAAGTAGCCGAAGAGGAGAAATAG
- the rplP gene encoding 50S ribosomal protein L16, which yields MLSPKKLKYRKPQRGTMAGVATRGTNVVFGEYGLQSQTAGWVSAREIEAARRAMTRHIRRGGQVWIRIFPNKPITNHGSESVMGSGKGAVDHFVCVVRPGAVLFEMAGVPEELAKEAMRLAAHKLSVRTKFVSKARGIA from the coding sequence ATGCTTAGTCCAAAGAAACTCAAATATCGAAAGCCACAGCGTGGCACAATGGCTGGCGTCGCTACCCGCGGTACCAACGTTGTGTTCGGTGAATATGGTCTTCAGTCACAGACAGCCGGTTGGGTCTCCGCTCGTGAGATCGAAGCTGCCCGTCGTGCTATGACCCGTCACATCCGCCGTGGTGGACAGGTGTGGATCCGCATTTTCCCAAACAAGCCTATTACCAACCATGGTAGTGAGTCTGTAATGGGATCAGGTAAGGGTGCAGTAGACCACTTCGTGTGTGTCGTCCGCCCTGGCGCCGTCCTCTTCGAGATGGCAGGCGTACCTGAAGAGCTTGCAAAAGAGGCTATGCGCCTTGCAGCTCACAAGCTCTCCGTACGAACTAAGTTTGTTAGCAAAGCACGAGGTATTGCATGA
- the rpsQ gene encoding 30S ribosomal protein S17, giving the protein MSDKQIQTVKGIVVKKGSTQTIKVAVKVTKVHPIYKKRYSQTRHYIAHDESDAVKVGDNVTIVACRPISKIKHWTVA; this is encoded by the coding sequence ATGAGCGATAAGCAAATTCAAACCGTAAAAGGCATTGTGGTGAAAAAAGGCTCTACGCAGACCATTAAGGTAGCGGTTAAGGTAACGAAAGTTCACCCTATCTATAAGAAGCGCTACAGCCAGACTCGTCACTACATTGCTCACGACGAATCCGATGCAGTTAAGGTGGGAGACAACGTAACAATCGTTGCTTGCCGCCCAATCAGCAAAATTAAACACTGGACGGTAGCCTAA
- the rplB gene encoding 50S ribosomal protein L2 produces MAVRQYKPTSPGRRDMDSQDFAMITKRSPEKSLLAPLTSKAGRNHSGKITVRHQGGGASRMYRKIDFKRDKDGVVAKVVSIEYDPNRSSRIALLEFADGEKRYILAPLELKVGDEIQNGSAAPIRPGNSLPLADIPLGIQIHNVEILPGKGGQIGRSAGTVITLLAKEGKYATIRLASGEMRKVLLTCRATIGQVGNILHSSVTIGKAGRQRHLGIRPTVRGKAMNPNSHPHGGGEGVNGIGLRRGPKTQWGALALGVKTRKRKNPTNIFIISRRKK; encoded by the coding sequence ATGGCTGTACGACAGTATAAACCAACATCGCCGGGCCGTCGCGACATGGATTCGCAGGACTTTGCGATGATCACAAAACGTTCACCTGAGAAGTCACTTCTTGCCCCGCTCACTAGCAAGGCAGGCCGCAACCACTCCGGTAAGATTACTGTCCGCCACCAAGGCGGCGGAGCTTCCCGCATGTACCGCAAAATCGACTTCAAGCGTGACAAAGACGGCGTAGTAGCCAAGGTTGTCTCTATTGAGTACGATCCAAACCGCTCCAGCCGTATTGCACTCCTAGAGTTTGCCGATGGTGAGAAGCGCTACATCCTGGCTCCACTCGAGCTTAAGGTGGGCGACGAGATTCAGAACGGCTCTGCCGCTCCTATCCGCCCAGGCAACTCCCTTCCGTTGGCTGATATCCCACTTGGTATTCAGATCCACAACGTTGAGATCCTTCCAGGTAAGGGTGGCCAGATTGGCCGCTCTGCCGGTACTGTTATTACTCTCTTGGCCAAAGAGGGAAAATATGCTACCATCAGGCTTGCAAGCGGAGAGATGCGCAAGGTACTCCTCACCTGCCGGGCCACCATTGGCCAGGTTGGAAACATCCTCCACTCCTCAGTCACTATCGGTAAAGCAGGTCGTCAGCGCCATCTTGGCATCCGTCCTACTGTCCGTGGTAAAGCCATGAACCCTAACTCCCACCCACACGGTGGTGGTGAAGGTGTGAATGGAATTGGTCTCCGCCGTGGTCCTAAGACCCAATGGGGTGCACTCGCTCTTGGTGTGAAGACACGCAAGCGCAAGAACCCAACCAACATCTTTATTATTAGCCGTCGTAAAAAGTAA
- the rpsC gene encoding 30S ribosomal protein S3, whose protein sequence is MGQKVNPTGFRLGFNKNWTSHWFAGKNLVASLQEDHSIKTVIFEKYKRSGISSIETFRNRGDVVVNIHTAKPGIIIGRSGKGAQELKAKLELTIARLRKTNDKVGLRLNIVETKIPEFSAQVVADTIAGQLERRISVKRAMRQAIERTMERRAKGIKIKVSGRLNGAEIARDEVMSNGSIPLQTIRSDISYAQATAVTTYGAIGIKVWIYLGQSDTMPSAQPVEQPSRYNNNRG, encoded by the coding sequence ATGGGACAGAAAGTAAATCCTACAGGCTTCCGCCTAGGTTTCAACAAGAACTGGACAAGCCACTGGTTTGCCGGCAAAAACCTTGTTGCAAGTCTTCAGGAAGACCACTCAATCAAGACTGTTATCTTTGAGAAGTACAAGCGCTCAGGGATCAGTAGCATCGAAACATTCCGCAACCGCGGCGATGTCGTTGTGAACATTCACACTGCCAAACCTGGTATTATCATTGGTCGTAGCGGTAAGGGTGCACAGGAGCTCAAAGCCAAGCTAGAGCTTACTATTGCCCGCCTCCGCAAGACCAACGACAAGGTAGGACTTCGCCTCAACATTGTTGAGACCAAGATCCCTGAATTCTCAGCCCAGGTTGTGGCTGATACCATTGCAGGTCAGCTTGAGCGTCGTATCTCTGTAAAGCGTGCCATGCGCCAAGCAATTGAGCGTACTATGGAGCGCCGCGCCAAGGGTATCAAAATCAAGGTTTCCGGCCGTTTGAATGGCGCAGAGATTGCTCGCGACGAAGTTATGTCCAATGGGTCTATCCCACTTCAGACTATTCGTAGCGACATTAGCTACGCCCAGGCTACAGCTGTAACCACCTATGGTGCCATTGGTATCAAAGTGTGGATCTACCTTGGCCAGTCCGACACTATGCCGTCTGCACAACCTGTTGAGCAGCCAAGCCGGTATAACAACAACCGGGGATAA
- the rplW gene encoding 50S ribosomal protein L23, whose product MKHLLVPHVTEKSYSGISEEKGAVNTYTFRIKSGLTKEIVKRIVERDFKVTVTDVRIVKLPGKVRRFKGIVGKTSPRKKAIVRIAAGQKIAAFDLPEEKAAEGKE is encoded by the coding sequence ATGAAGCACCTCCTAGTTCCCCACGTTACTGAAAAGAGCTACTCCGGTATCTCTGAGGAAAAGGGTGCCGTGAACACCTATACGTTCCGCATTAAATCCGGTCTCACCAAAGAGATTGTGAAGCGCATCGTTGAGCGTGACTTCAAGGTAACCGTTACCGATGTCCGCATCGTAAAGCTACCAGGCAAGGTACGCCGCTTTAAGGGTATCGTCGGTAAGACAAGCCCTCGCAAGAAAGCAATCGTACGGATTGCCGCTGGTCAGAAAATCGCTGCCTTTGACCTCCCTGAGGAAAAAGCAGCAGAAGGTAAGGAGTAA
- the rplD gene encoding 50S ribosomal protein L4, whose protein sequence is MEKFTIYTIDGKEAGHLDVPTLFQIPVDQKLIHRYVTWVRGMLRSAIAHTKTRGEVSGGGKKPWKQKGTGRARSGSTRNPIWRHGGTIFGPQSSQNFETRMPRQERRKAFMSALSAKAASNNIVIIDQFGFEKPKTKVMVEALKNLPGTSGKKVLHIHGTEELAVFGSTRNIPRVHSTTVAELNVLDVMNHDVILMDKDSVAALEKHFTPSV, encoded by the coding sequence ATGGAAAAATTCACTATTTACACCATCGACGGGAAAGAAGCAGGACATCTAGATGTTCCAACACTCTTCCAAATCCCAGTCGACCAAAAACTCATCCATCGCTACGTTACCTGGGTACGTGGCATGCTTCGCAGCGCCATTGCTCACACGAAAACTCGTGGTGAAGTATCTGGTGGTGGTAAGAAGCCTTGGAAGCAGAAGGGTACAGGACGTGCCCGTTCCGGTTCAACCCGTAACCCTATCTGGCGTCACGGTGGTACCATTTTTGGTCCACAGAGCAGCCAGAACTTTGAGACCCGCATGCCTCGCCAGGAGCGCCGCAAGGCTTTCATGAGTGCGCTTTCTGCTAAGGCTGCATCCAACAACATTGTTATTATCGACCAGTTCGGTTTCGAGAAGCCAAAGACCAAAGTTATGGTAGAGGCCCTCAAGAACCTTCCTGGCACAAGCGGCAAAAAGGTACTTCACATCCATGGGACAGAAGAGCTGGCTGTATTTGGGTCTACCCGGAATATTCCTCGGGTGCACTCCACTACTGTTGCAGAGCTTAACGTCCTCGATGTTATGAACCACGACGTCATCCTTATGGATAAGGACAGCGTCGCTGCGCTTGAAAAGCACTTCACACCATCCGTATGA
- the rpsS gene encoding 30S ribosomal protein S19 encodes MSRSLKKGPFIQPKLLKRVLALVAGDKSVIKTWSRSSTISPEMVGKTIAVHNGKQHLPVYVVEDMVGHKLGEFAPTRKFYRHGGKKAKLGA; translated from the coding sequence ATGTCACGGTCTCTCAAAAAAGGCCCGTTTATCCAGCCTAAGCTCCTCAAAAGGGTCCTTGCGTTGGTAGCCGGTGACAAAAGCGTCATTAAGACGTGGAGCCGTTCCTCAACTATCTCTCCTGAGATGGTAGGGAAGACCATTGCCGTGCATAACGGTAAGCAGCACCTTCCGGTGTATGTTGTCGAAGACATGGTTGGCCACAAGCTCGGTGAATTTGCGCCAACCCGCAAGTTCTACCGTCATGGTGGCAAGAAGGCCAAGCTCGGAGCATAG
- the rplN gene encoding 50S ribosomal protein L14: MIQPYTRLQVADNTGAKELQVITVLGGAKRDAGTIGCIVSASVKSVSPNGAVKKKEVVKAVIVRTTRAEQRADGSTVRFDDNAAIIINADKTPRGTRVFGPIPRELRELGYSKIISLAPEVV, encoded by the coding sequence ATGATTCAGCCATACACAAGACTACAAGTTGCAGATAACACCGGTGCCAAAGAGCTCCAGGTTATCACCGTACTAGGTGGCGCCAAGCGCGACGCTGGTACTATTGGTTGTATCGTTTCGGCTTCAGTGAAGTCTGTTTCTCCTAATGGTGCCGTTAAGAAGAAAGAAGTAGTAAAGGCAGTTATTGTCCGCACTACCCGCGCCGAACAGCGCGCCGACGGTTCTACCGTACGCTTCGACGACAACGCAGCTATTATCATCAACGCAGATAAGACCCCACGCGGAACCCGCGTATTTGGCCCTATCCCACGTGAGCTGCGCGAACTTGGTTACAGCA
- the rplC gene encoding 50S ribosomal protein L3: ATTFPIGSLVKVTGTSKGKGFQGVIKRHNFSRGPETHGSDHHRAPGSIGSMFPQHVLKDMKMPGHMGNEQISIRKVKVVDIIADQNIILVKGPVPGVRGALVEMSLM, encoded by the coding sequence GCCACAACTTTCCCTATTGGGTCCCTCGTTAAAGTAACGGGTACTTCCAAGGGTAAGGGTTTCCAGGGTGTTATTAAGCGCCACAACTTCAGTCGTGGTCCAGAGACCCACGGTTCCGATCACCATCGCGCACCTGGTTCTATTGGTTCCATGTTCCCACAGCACGTGCTCAAGGACATGAAAATGCCTGGACACATGGGAAATGAACAAATCTCTATCCGTAAGGTAAAGGTTGTCGACATCATTGCCGATCAGAACATCATCTTGGTCAAGGGACCAGTACCTGGTGTTCGTGGGGCGCTGGTTGAGATGTCCCTGATGTAA